The proteins below are encoded in one region of Oncorhynchus gorbuscha isolate QuinsamMale2020 ecotype Even-year linkage group LG01, OgorEven_v1.0, whole genome shotgun sequence:
- the LOC124031872 gene encoding mucin-2-like, giving the protein MAHEWKIPDAKKPYCERQPVILPTPTPLTCPSRKTSICDIILSPVFKQCHDVIPQQPFFEACKFDVCNMPNISIGCSSLEAYAVRCAAAGVCIDWRKSTNGTCDLTCPKTKVYKACGSTIQPTCNSRYNDKYVHSCQGAQMTRNIVCDSFMEGCFCPEGTILFNTFSDTCVRDCGCTGPDGKPKQFGETWYSNCQKCMCNADTLSVQCEPVKCPPQDIVTCKKYGEVLVNETVDCCQKNTCVPKPVCVHNNTEYTLGEFWSPPSDRCVKYECTKTNNQFIVVESKLECPVFRPEDCVPGTEKTDANGCCTTCTLISHCDVKNTTTYLEVNNCRSSVPVEISACGGSCGTSSMYSAEKNTLMHSCSCCQEMSTSERKVEMVCPGGKKITQSYIYIDKCGCHDSECDKKNHLD; this is encoded by the exons ATGGCTCATGAATGGAAGATTCCTGATGCTAAAAAACCCTACTGTGAACGGCAACCCGTTATCCTACCTACCCCCACGCCTCTAACCTGCCCGTCAAGAAAGACATCAATCTGTGACATCATACTTAGCCC GGTCTTTAAGCAATGCCATGATGTTATCCCACAACAACCCTTCTTCGAGGCCTGTAAGTTTGATGTCTGCAACATGCCAAATATCTCAATCGGCTGCTCCAGCCTGGAAGCCTACGCTGTGAGGTGTGCAGCAGCTGGAGTCTGTATCGACTGGAGGAAATCAACTAATGGAACATGTG ATCTGACATGCCCTAAGACCAAAGTGTATAAGGCATGTGGCTCTACTATCCAGCCAACATGCAATTCAAG ATACAATGACAAATATGTGCATTCATGTCAGGGAGCACAAATGACCCGTAACATTGTATGTGACTCATTCATGGAGGGCTGTTTCTGCCCTGAGGGTACCATCTTGTTCAACACATTCTCTGACACCTGTGTTCGTGACTGTG GATGCACAGGACCTGATGGAAAACCCAAACAG TTTGGTGAGACTTGGTACAGTAACTGCCAAAAGTGCATGTGTAATGCTGACACACTGAGTGTCCAGTGTGAACCAGTGAAATGTCCGCCCCAAGATATTGTTACCTGTAAGAAGTACGGTGAGGTGTTGGTCAACGAGACGGTGGACTGCTGTCAGAAAAATACATGTG TGCCCAAACCTGTTTGTGTCCACAACAATACTGAATACACG CTTGGGGAGTTTTGGTCGCCCCCTAGTGACCGCTGTGTGAAGTATGAATGCACGAAGACAAACAACCAGTTCATCGTTGTGGAATCCAAATTGGAATGCCCAGTGTTCCGTCCAGAGGACTGTGTCCCT GGAACTGAGAAAACTGATGCAAATGGATGTTGCACAACCT GCACTTTAATCAGTCACTGTGATGTGAAGAACACCACCACCTACCTTGAGGTGAATAACTGCAGGTCCTCTGTGCCGGTGGAAATCTCAGCCTGCGGGGGATCCTGTGGAACATCTTCTAT GTACTCTGCAGAGAAAAACACCCTGATGCACTCCTGCTCCTGCTGTCAAGAGATGTCTACCAGTGAGAGGAAGGTGGAGATGGTCTGCCCTGGTGGGAAGAAGATCACGCAGTCCTACATTTACATTGATAAGTGTGGCTGCCATGACTCTGAGTGTGACAAGAAGAACCACTTAGATTAG